A single genomic interval of Bacteroidota bacterium harbors:
- a CDS encoding histidine phosphatase family protein: protein RSIVLQNIFVITHTESVHHVEQLGGGWYDTPLTEKGKTDAHRVARSLSAQVQADALSIFSSDLKRCTDMAAIFQEVFGCTYKADPRLREMSCGSAEGMSRQWQDMHINPVPANNNRLDHRVFEGAESRREVGARITRFIEDELAGIDHTAIVITHGFALTFFIAAWLRIPVEHMDYCEFRSTPGGVTHLSQDTLFRNRSLVGLNATSYLKK, encoded by the coding sequence TCGGTCAATCGTCTTGCAAAACATTTTTGTCATCACGCACACGGAATCCGTTCATCACGTTGAACAATTGGGTGGTGGTTGGTATGACACACCACTCACAGAAAAAGGAAAGACTGATGCGCACCGAGTTGCGCGCAGTCTATCCGCACAAGTCCAGGCAGATGCACTTTCTATTTTCTCTTCTGATCTCAAGCGCTGCACAGATATGGCGGCCATCTTTCAGGAGGTGTTTGGATGCACGTACAAAGCAGATCCGAGGCTCAGGGAAATGAGTTGTGGTAGTGCCGAAGGCATGAGCCGGCAGTGGCAAGACATGCACATCAACCCTGTGCCGGCCAACAACAACAGACTCGACCACCGGGTCTTCGAAGGTGCTGAATCGCGCAGAGAAGTTGGGGCGCGAATCACCCGTTTCATTGAAGACGAGCTTGCAGGCATAGACCACACAGCAATTGTCATCACCCATGGCTTTGCGTTGACGTTCTTCATTGCAGCATGGCTTCGCATCCCCGTCGAGCACATGGATTACTGCGAGTTCAGATCCACACCCGGCGGCGTAACGCATTTAAGCCAGGACACACTGTTTCGCAACAGGTCTTTGGTGGGCTTGAATGCTACCAGCTATCTAAAGAAATGA
- a CDS encoding PDZ domain-containing protein produces MRFYKILSLLVLIILLAPLKTATAQQTRLLRMPAISENHVAFVYANDIWLADRDGSNVHRLTTFEGAETEPHFSPDGQWVAFSGQYDGNTDVFVVGVNGGEPRRLTWHPFADIARGWTVDGSAVVFASGRTNAPVPIPRFWTIALDESFPEALPLPRLQNGKFSPNGAKMAYEMVTPWESEFRNYRGGQNNPIRIIDLESLDVEKLPWDGTKDQHPNWIDDTVFFLSDRDFTVNVWAYSTTDGTLEQRTFFEEFDVKNLESGGGSLIFENGGYLYTLDAQGGEPARVPITINGDFSWARPHWESVGGMVQNMDISPNGKRVVFEARGEIFTVPAEHGATRNLTNSSDTADRAPAWSPDGQHIAWFSDASGEYKLVVADQFGKDVQSFDIPNPTFFYNPDWAPNSRHIAFTDMDQNLWVFDTKEGEGYIVDNAMFSVNRMSFDWSPDSKWLAYSRMEENQYHSIYVHNLANKASTAITDGMASAISPEFDASGKYMYFLSSINYGLNVGWLDMTSYDRPEQSSVHVVVLAADEPSPVAPKSDDEAVKEADEDEEEKEEGEEEAPSGVEVTIDFDGLTHRIIALDVPTRSYRGLIAGSEGTVFLAEAIENQPGVTLQRYKMADRELDTFMAGVQSVAISDDGTKMLVRSGGGYQIVGSDGGPNPSDGSVNTSDMRTFVDPAAEWKQMYAEGIRLQRDLLYVENVHGLDLEWVKRAYGPMLDHVRHRSDLTYLLDILGGETSIGHSFAGGGDVPSVERVSVGLLGADIVADGEFYQIKKILHSDPWTNGSRAPLSGPGIDVNEGDYLLAVNGQRLRTNDNFFSRFEHTVNKETVLTLSSNTRGDAAREVKVYPVPSEVGLRTHDWVESNRKKVDELSNGQLAYVWLPNTGRGGYNNFNRYYFAQKHKKGAVIDERYNGGGSIADYIVDYLDRDLQGYFNNNVGDKQPFTVPNGAIFGPKVMIINERAGSGGDMLPYLFKQREVGPLIGTKTWGGLVGWGNHPPLIDGGFVGAPWVGFYNLNGEWDVENIGVAPDIEVDEDPKLSAAGRDAQLERAVQEALRMLETEAVELLPQPADPVRVKRAGQ; encoded by the coding sequence ATGCGATTCTATAAGATACTTTCCCTATTAGTCTTAATCATACTTCTTGCTCCACTAAAAACAGCAACTGCCCAGCAAACGCGTCTTTTGCGGATGCCGGCCATCAGCGAAAACCACGTGGCTTTTGTATATGCTAACGATATTTGGCTTGCCGACCGGGATGGCAGCAACGTGCATCGCCTGACAACCTTTGAAGGGGCGGAGACGGAGCCACATTTTTCACCAGACGGCCAGTGGGTTGCGTTTTCGGGGCAATATGATGGCAACACCGATGTGTTTGTTGTTGGCGTTAACGGCGGAGAGCCTCGTCGACTCACATGGCACCCTTTTGCTGACATTGCCCGCGGCTGGACTGTCGATGGTTCTGCCGTTGTGTTTGCATCGGGGCGGACCAATGCACCGGTCCCCATACCTCGTTTCTGGACCATCGCGCTGGATGAATCTTTTCCTGAAGCACTGCCATTGCCGCGTTTGCAAAACGGTAAATTCTCCCCGAATGGCGCAAAGATGGCTTATGAAATGGTTACGCCCTGGGAATCTGAATTCCGTAATTACCGTGGCGGACAAAATAATCCCATTCGAATCATCGACCTGGAATCGTTAGACGTAGAAAAACTCCCATGGGATGGTACAAAGGACCAGCATCCAAACTGGATTGATGACACAGTCTTTTTCTTGTCGGACCGCGACTTTACCGTAAACGTGTGGGCGTACAGTACAACCGATGGCACACTTGAGCAGCGCACATTTTTTGAGGAGTTTGACGTGAAAAATCTGGAAAGCGGGGGAGGATCACTCATTTTCGAAAACGGCGGCTATCTCTATACGCTGGATGCACAGGGTGGTGAGCCGGCACGCGTGCCGATCACGATCAATGGTGATTTTTCGTGGGCCAGGCCCCATTGGGAATCTGTAGGCGGCATGGTGCAGAACATGGATATCTCACCCAATGGCAAGCGGGTTGTGTTTGAAGCGCGTGGCGAAATTTTTACGGTGCCGGCGGAGCATGGCGCAACCCGCAACCTCACCAATTCATCAGACACAGCGGACCGTGCGCCGGCGTGGTCGCCCGATGGGCAGCATATTGCATGGTTCTCTGATGCATCGGGAGAATACAAGCTGGTCGTTGCGGATCAATTTGGCAAGGATGTGCAAAGCTTCGACATCCCTAATCCTACCTTTTTCTACAATCCGGATTGGGCGCCAAATTCTCGACACATCGCCTTTACCGATATGGACCAGAACCTGTGGGTTTTTGATACAAAAGAAGGCGAAGGCTATATCGTAGACAATGCGATGTTCTCCGTTAACCGCATGTCATTTGATTGGTCACCTGATTCCAAGTGGCTGGCATATAGCCGGATGGAAGAAAACCAGTACCATTCCATCTACGTGCATAATTTGGCAAACAAGGCGTCAACTGCGATCACTGATGGTATGGCTTCCGCCATTTCTCCCGAGTTTGACGCCAGTGGGAAGTATATGTATTTCCTTTCCAGTATCAATTATGGCCTGAATGTGGGCTGGCTTGATATGACGTCGTACGATCGTCCTGAGCAAAGCTCGGTACATGTTGTGGTACTTGCAGCAGATGAGCCTTCTCCGGTGGCGCCCAAAAGCGATGACGAAGCTGTTAAAGAAGCGGATGAAGATGAGGAAGAGAAAGAAGAAGGAGAAGAAGAGGCGCCATCTGGCGTGGAAGTGACCATTGATTTTGACGGCCTGACACACCGCATCATAGCGCTTGACGTACCGACTAGAAGTTATAGAGGCCTGATTGCGGGCTCTGAAGGTACCGTGTTTCTTGCGGAGGCTATTGAAAACCAGCCCGGTGTTACGCTGCAGCGGTACAAAATGGCTGATCGTGAATTGGACACGTTTATGGCCGGCGTGCAATCCGTTGCTATATCTGATGATGGTACAAAAATGCTGGTGCGAAGCGGCGGCGGCTATCAGATTGTCGGAAGTGACGGAGGTCCCAATCCATCGGACGGTAGCGTGAATACGTCAGACATGCGCACGTTTGTGGATCCTGCAGCTGAATGGAAGCAAATGTATGCGGAGGGGATCCGCCTGCAACGCGACTTGCTGTACGTAGAAAACGTACACGGGCTAGACCTCGAATGGGTGAAGCGCGCCTATGGCCCGATGCTCGACCATGTTCGGCACCGGAGTGACCTGACTTATCTGCTCGATATCCTGGGTGGTGAGACGTCAATTGGCCACTCGTTTGCAGGTGGCGGCGATGTGCCTTCCGTTGAGCGGGTTAGCGTAGGCTTGTTGGGTGCTGATATTGTGGCTGACGGGGAATTTTATCAGATCAAAAAGATCTTGCACAGTGATCCTTGGACCAATGGTTCGCGTGCTCCCCTGAGTGGCCCAGGTATCGATGTCAATGAAGGGGACTATCTGCTTGCGGTAAATGGCCAGCGGCTTCGCACCAATGATAACTTTTTTAGCCGGTTTGAGCACACGGTTAACAAAGAAACGGTCTTGACCCTGTCTTCCAATACGCGGGGGGATGCTGCGCGCGAAGTAAAAGTGTATCCCGTGCCCTCTGAAGTAGGACTGCGAACACATGATTGGGTTGAGTCGAACCGGAAAAAGGTAGACGAACTGTCAAACGGACAGCTGGCCTATGTGTGGCTACCCAATACGGGGCGGGGCGGCTACAACAATTTCAACCGCTACTACTTTGCGCAGAAGCACAAGAAAGGCGCTGTAATAGATGAACGCTACAACGGCGGCGGCTCGATTGCTGACTACATCGTGGATTACCTGGATCGCGACCTGCAGGGGTATTTCAACAACAATGTGGGCGACAAGCAGCCGTTCACAGTGCCCAACGGCGCGATCTTTGGTCCGAAAGTGATGATCATCAACGAACGCGCCGGCTCCGGTGGCGACATGTTGCCGTATCTCTTTAAGCAACGCGAGGTTGGCCCATTGATTGGCACAAAAACGTGGGGCGGTCTCGTTGGCTGGGGTAACCACCCACCACTGATCGACGGTGGTTTTGTCGGCGCTCCCTGGGTCGGGTTTTACAACCTGAATGGGGAGTGGGATGTCGAGAATATCGGCGTCGCCCCGGACATCGAAGTGGATGAAGATCCAAAGCTGTCAGCTGCAGGCCGGGATGCGCAATTGGAGCGGGCTGTGCAGGAAGCACTTAGGATGCTGGAGACGGAGGCGGTGGAGTTGCTTCCGCAGCCGGCTGATCCGGTCCGAGTTAAGCGGGCTGGGCAGTAG